The genomic interval GTGTCAGTCAATTTGAACGCTGCTGGATAACAGCTTTTATTTTAGCGCAAACGAGAGGAAACGATGaggtttttataaaaaaaaaaaaaaaaaaaaacatggttgaAGAAATGAGGAGATACGACCTTTGGTGCGTGCGTGAAATGGATACTTTTGCCTCCTATTAGGGATTGTCAAAGGGTCAAAACAAGGCCTGCCCTGCTGAAGAAAAGACTCTGAGAGAGACTTTTACACTCTTCTCTTTGGGTGTTTTGAACCGTTCCAGGACTTTTGAAAGAGAACAGGTGAGTCCAGTGGTTTTCTTCTGTCTGTGGGTATTTTTCACCTGCTGTGAATCACAGCCTCGGCTGGTGCTTCTGTTCTCCCAACTCATTAAACCAGTTTTACAAAGAACCTGAACATGGTTACACTGGTTATTCATAGGATTAGGATTAGTTAAAACATCCACTCAACTGCGGGAATAGAGGGGacgcaaaaaaaacaaaaaaaaaaattgtcacctTAATTGGTATTTACgaactgaatttatttatttatttattttaaactgaatttttttttgaaaatgtcgttGTGCTTTTGTGCAATGCCAAAGAAGAAAAGGATTCtgaattaagattttttttttttttttttttttttttttttttttttacttgtgtgGTTTGAGACTTTTGGATGATGAGTTTGGATGGAACTTAttgaaacaaaaccaaacaaagatccaatctttaacaaaaaaataaataaataaattaaaaaaaataaataaatacaatatatatatatatcccctacagatgttcattttatttgtatagcgcaatttacaacagtcatctcaatgcgcttatcaaaatataaactttgtaataaaaaaggaaaaaaccccacaagatctacatgaacaagcatttagcgacagtgggaagaaacagctcctttttaacaggaagaaatctccagcagaaccaggttcagaggtggcagccatctgcgtcgactggttggggttagtggacagaaggaccaacagaacaggatagagagagagaacatcagagtgtctcggactagttgagtcgtgaaccacagatcaggaactgcatCATCATGTCCTCCTTTGTTGTCACAGGTACTTCAGGTCAAAGATGACAGAGAGGCCCAAGTGGTGGAAGGCATTCCTGCCTAAGAAGAAGACAGGACCCTCCAAGGACACACCTCATACCATCGCCTCAGACTTTGACCCCTCAGCCCAAcggtcagaaaaacaaaaagaccaCGCTTCTTCTCAAGCCACCAAGAGCCCTCAGCAGGAGCTCAGCAACGGCTCGGGCGTCTTCGAAGATGACACCTTCGACGATTCCCACCTGGAATCGATGTTCAACGAGCAAACGTGTCGCAGGAAATTCAAAGTTTCACGCTCGGGTCGGTTCAAAGACAAACAGAGGATTCGCACCACTCTTCCTACGCAGGAGAAAGAGACTGAGAAAGGGGTGGCGGAGAGAGAGGACGCGTGGTGGCAGTGAGGACCAGACCAGGGACATCAAAGACTGCCTTACAAAGATGCTTGAAAGCGATACATGTCCATGATATGCTTCATTTCTCTGAAGCATATCGAGAAGTTTAATGTGTGTATGTGGTTGTGATAATGAAGATAAAAATGACAAGCATTTTAATACTTAAGGTAATGGCATGGATTTTCTTATGTGGTACCAGGATTTTTTAAGGTTTTGGACATCTTTAGATGGATAGTAACTAAAGAATGCCTTTTATAAACCGGTTTTCTACATATTTTGGAAGCATATCTTAACAAAAAAGAGATCGTTTGATTATCTAAGCTCTTTAAACCCAAGTGCAATGAATTTTGCTCCTAAAATGACAGATATCTTACAccaaaaaaagcattttaatacTTAAAAACGAACTATGCTTTTGAAGAAAATGCTTTTAGTATGTTTACATTGTTCCTGTtacattaattttgtgtatttatcaatGACGTGTGAGAGCGACATTCCtttcacaatgttttttttctgaaaaatacgGATTTTTAAGGGT from Gouania willdenowi chromosome 11, fGouWil2.1, whole genome shotgun sequence carries:
- the LOC114472188 gene encoding proline-rich protein 15-like, which codes for MTERPKWWKAFLPKKKTGPSKDTPHTIASDFDPSAQRSEKQKDHASSQATKSPQQELSNGSGVFEDDTFDDSHLESMFNEQTCRRKFKVSRSGRFKDKQRIRTTLPTQEKETEKGVAEREDAWWQ